The Tistrella mobilis genome window below encodes:
- a CDS encoding helix-turn-helix domain-containing protein, which translates to MTAGIGTPWTTQRAVVAALEAGVPLMEAAPFTGRSRFEIMEGGIVGWWLDGRLTADLILRHVMDDTVSIQFVQSGGGRRRITAHGSERHGGGTLYIGLFPAGSRQVRRWRAGRPIRYAAFWIPPTHAAVALFPHRADRLPAFTDLLDGRLAAPFGLSVTMTPAMHAVMDALIDGPPRPTVLARAYETLKLRELMIEAAGVMAAAAAPRRAADGVPAQTRHEMQIERAAEILRRELADPPGFRELARRVGISHNRLAAGFVARFGCTPHEYGKRQRMQAARRLIREGRHGLIDVAALVGFSGQAAFGRAYAAFFGHPPGADRR; encoded by the coding sequence ATGACGGCAGGCATCGGCACGCCCTGGACGACCCAGCGCGCGGTGGTGGCAGCGCTGGAAGCCGGCGTGCCGCTGATGGAGGCGGCCCCCTTCACAGGGCGGAGCCGGTTCGAGATCATGGAGGGCGGCATCGTCGGCTGGTGGCTGGACGGCCGGTTGACCGCCGATCTGATCCTGCGCCATGTGATGGACGATACCGTCAGCATCCAGTTCGTCCAGAGCGGCGGCGGCCGGCGGCGGATCACCGCCCATGGCAGCGAGCGCCATGGCGGCGGAACGCTCTATATCGGGCTGTTTCCGGCCGGCAGCCGTCAGGTCCGACGCTGGCGGGCGGGACGGCCGATCCGCTATGCCGCCTTCTGGATCCCGCCCACCCATGCGGCGGTGGCGCTGTTTCCCCACCGGGCGGACCGGCTGCCGGCCTTCACCGATCTGCTGGACGGGCGGCTGGCGGCACCTTTCGGGCTGTCGGTGACGATGACCCCGGCCATGCATGCGGTGATGGATGCGCTGATCGACGGTCCGCCCCGGCCGACGGTGCTGGCCCGGGCCTATGAGACCCTGAAGCTGCGGGAACTGATGATCGAGGCTGCGGGTGTGATGGCGGCCGCGGCAGCCCCGCGCCGGGCAGCCGACGGCGTGCCGGCGCAGACCCGCCACGAGATGCAGATCGAACGGGCGGCGGAGATTCTGCGCCGGGAACTGGCCGACCCGCCGGGTTTCCGCGAACTGGCGCGGCGGGTGGGCATCAGCCACAACCGGCTGGCGGCGGGCTTCGTGGCCCGTTTCGGCTGCACGCCCCACGAGTATGGCAAGCGCCAGCGCATGCAGGCCGCCCGGCGGCTGATCCGGGAGGGCCGCCACGGTCTGATCGACGTGGCGGCCCTGGTCGGCTTTTCCGGCCAGGCGGCATTCGGCCGGGCCTATGCCGCCTTCTTCGGCCATCCGCCCGGGGCGGACAGGCGATGA
- a CDS encoding glycosyl hydrolase family 17 protein has protein sequence MSSRLIGLVAFVVTAAIAWGFWSWANAPVELPDVPNAHVACTSYAPFRGRQTPHNESFIAPPEQIAEDMAILKSVTDCVRLYSARQGLEEVSVQAAQLGMSVLQGIWIGANPQNNQMEIDAALDVVARNPQAIKAVIVGNEVLLRREQSPENLRKLIREVKARTDKPVTYADVWEFWMKNRDLADEVDFVTVHILPYWEDEPVSIDEAMAHLRRIIDEVKAAFPNKPIMIGETGWPSEGRTRGPAVPSLVNQASFIRDFIPLARNLGVDYNLIEAFDQPWKRVQEGTVGGHWGLVDEYREQKFPLTGPVVEMPHWHWLAAGGILVAALLMIAAGRRIPDHEIDEHLGREIAGWVSAVAGAQLAGATLLLSIDHLSLVNRGPVEWTVGIGLWLVSGVTAVVLARRWAGPPEARIQPVPVADVLQALRQPLTVDWLGTGDAARALRLGLLKGLAAVAVAIAMVGLALDPRYRDFPIVTFLIPAIGWAVDALMPVAGRARTPRLRLKIEEALLALMIGGGALAVAIGEGPENGEAHLWAVIGLIFAAAVAVAPRRSQTEGV, from the coding sequence ATGTCGTCGCGCCTGATCGGATTGGTCGCCTTTGTCGTCACCGCCGCGATCGCCTGGGGCTTCTGGTCATGGGCCAATGCGCCCGTGGAGCTGCCGGACGTTCCCAACGCCCACGTCGCCTGCACTTCTTATGCCCCGTTCCGCGGCCGCCAGACGCCGCATAACGAAAGCTTCATCGCCCCGCCCGAGCAGATCGCCGAGGATATGGCGATCCTGAAATCGGTCACCGACTGCGTGCGGCTCTATTCCGCCCGTCAGGGCCTGGAAGAGGTGTCGGTGCAGGCCGCACAGCTGGGCATGAGCGTGCTTCAGGGCATCTGGATCGGCGCCAACCCCCAGAACAACCAGATGGAGATCGATGCGGCGCTGGATGTGGTCGCGCGCAATCCGCAGGCGATCAAGGCCGTCATCGTCGGTAACGAGGTTCTGCTGCGGCGTGAACAGTCGCCCGAGAACCTGCGTAAGCTGATCCGCGAGGTGAAAGCGCGGACCGACAAGCCGGTGACCTATGCCGATGTCTGGGAATTCTGGATGAAGAACCGCGACCTCGCGGACGAGGTCGATTTCGTCACCGTCCACATCCTGCCCTATTGGGAGGACGAACCCGTCTCGATCGACGAGGCCATGGCGCATCTGCGCCGGATCATCGACGAGGTCAAGGCGGCCTTCCCGAACAAGCCGATCATGATCGGCGAGACCGGCTGGCCGAGCGAGGGCCGCACCCGCGGCCCCGCCGTGCCGAGCCTGGTCAACCAGGCCAGCTTCATCCGCGACTTCATCCCCCTCGCCCGCAATCTGGGCGTCGACTACAACCTGATCGAGGCCTTCGACCAGCCCTGGAAGCGGGTGCAGGAAGGGACCGTCGGCGGCCATTGGGGGCTTGTCGACGAATATCGCGAGCAGAAATTCCCGCTCACCGGGCCGGTGGTGGAGATGCCGCACTGGCACTGGCTGGCGGCCGGCGGCATCCTTGTCGCCGCCCTGCTGATGATCGCCGCCGGACGGCGCATCCCCGATCACGAAATCGACGAGCATCTGGGGCGCGAGATCGCAGGCTGGGTATCTGCCGTCGCCGGCGCCCAGCTCGCCGGCGCAACGCTGCTGCTCTCGATCGATCATCTGTCGCTGGTCAACCGCGGACCGGTGGAATGGACCGTGGGCATCGGCCTGTGGCTGGTCTCGGGCGTGACCGCAGTGGTGCTCGCCCGTCGCTGGGCAGGCCCGCCCGAGGCGCGCATCCAGCCGGTGCCGGTGGCCGACGTGCTGCAGGCCCTGCGCCAGCCGCTCACCGTCGACTGGCTGGGAACCGGCGATGCTGCCCGCGCCCTTCGCCTCGGTCTGCTCAAGGGGCTGGCCGCGGTGGCCGTGGCGATCGCCATGGTCGGCCTCGCCCTTGACCCGCGCTATCGCGATTTCCCGATCGTCACCTTCCTGATCCCGGCGATCGGCTGGGCGGTGGATGCGCTGATGCCGGTGGCCGGCCGGGCGCGCACGCCGCGGCTGCGGCTGAAGATCGAAGAGGCATTGCTGGCGCTGATGATCGGCGGTGGCGCACTCGCCGTGGCCATCGGCGAAGGGCCTGAGAACGGGGAAGCCCATCTCTGGGCGGTGATCGGCCTGATCTTCGCGGCCGCGGTGGCCGTGGCGCCGCGGCGCAGCCAGACCGAGGGGGTCTGA
- the cobD gene encoding threonine-phosphate decarboxylase CobD, which produces MTAAFRDHGGRLAAMAAAHPQAPTPWIDLSTGINRDPYPFDPRDIPADAWTRLPDGDLIQPCLEAAARFYRAPGPDHLCAGPGSQALIQALPFAVPRGRVAVLGPTYNEHGPAWVRAGHDVTVETDPDRLAAPGIDTVLIVNPNNPDGRVTGRDELRRLARLMADRDGRLVVDEAFAEITPDASVADLAGPGLVVLRSFGKFFGLAGLRLGVAIADPVTAGRITDHLGPWAVSGPALAVAARAYDDTAWIAQTRARLAAGAGRLSRLLGRAALDPVGRTDLFVTVDAGSRSRAAAILDRLAARHGILIRDWPGAVTIPAQAGWLRFGIPAEDDARGRPGEWGRLEAALADAASHTEG; this is translated from the coding sequence ATGACCGCCGCGTTTCGTGATCATGGCGGCCGGCTCGCGGCCATGGCCGCCGCCCACCCCCAGGCCCCCACCCCCTGGATCGATCTCAGCACCGGGATCAATCGCGATCCCTACCCCTTTGATCCCAGAGACATTCCGGCCGATGCCTGGACACGCCTGCCCGATGGCGACCTGATCCAGCCCTGTCTTGAGGCCGCCGCCCGCTTCTACCGGGCCCCCGGCCCCGATCATCTCTGTGCCGGCCCCGGATCGCAGGCGCTGATCCAGGCACTGCCCTTCGCCGTGCCCCGCGGCCGGGTCGCCGTGCTCGGCCCCACCTATAACGAACACGGGCCCGCCTGGGTCCGGGCCGGCCACGACGTGACGGTCGAAACCGATCCCGACCGGCTGGCGGCGCCCGGTATCGACACCGTGCTGATCGTCAACCCCAACAATCCCGACGGCCGGGTGACCGGCCGCGACGAGCTGCGCCGGCTGGCGCGGCTGATGGCCGATCGTGACGGCCGGCTGGTGGTCGACGAGGCTTTTGCCGAGATCACACCCGATGCATCGGTGGCCGACCTGGCGGGCCCGGGGCTGGTGGTGCTGCGGTCCTTCGGAAAATTCTTTGGTCTTGCGGGCTTGCGGCTGGGTGTTGCGATCGCGGATCCGGTGACCGCCGGGCGCATCACCGACCATCTGGGCCCCTGGGCGGTCTCGGGCCCCGCACTTGCGGTTGCCGCCCGTGCCTATGACGACACGGCCTGGATCGCGCAGACCCGGGCACGGCTCGCCGCCGGGGCCGGGCGGCTCTCCCGCCTGCTTGGGCGGGCGGCACTCGATCCCGTCGGCCGCACCGACCTCTTCGTCACCGTCGATGCCGGCAGCCGCAGCCGCGCCGCAGCCATCCTGGACCGGCTTGCAGCCCGTCACGGCATCCTGATCCGCGACTGGCCGGGGGCCGTGACCATCCCCGCCCAGGCCGGCTGGCTGCGTTTCGGCATCCCGGCCGAAGACGATGCCCGGGGCCGCCCCGGCGAATGGGGCCGGCTTGAAGCCGCACTCGCCGATGCTGCGTCACACACGGAAGGCTGA
- a CDS encoding cobyric acid synthase: MARCLMVMGTGSDVGKSLLVAGLARIAVRRGLKVLPFKPQNMSNNAAVTADGGEIGRAQALQARAAGVPLSVDMNPVLLKPQTDIGAQVVVQGRMAGTARAAEYRGWRDRLMPKVLESFARLAARSDLVLIEGAGSVSEVNLRAGDIANMGFATRVRAPVVLVGDIDRGGVIAQMVGSHALLPEDELSLIKGFIINRFRGDVRLFDGGLTEIETRTGWKSFGVVPWLPAAARLPAEDAVALDTPRDPGPGGLKIAVPMFARIANFDDLDPLKLEPQVALTMVPPGQPLPVADLVVLPGSKATIADLAFFRAQGWDVDLAAHVRRGGRVIGICGGYQMLGRVIEDPDGIEGPAGAVPGLGLLDVETRLGGDKALIETAGTEITTGAPVRGYEMHVGVTAGPGTARPMLHLADGRADGATGHDGRVAGCYLHGLFGADGYRAALIEALTGRRPVPVDYEASVEAALDALADHLEAALDIDALFAAAAEPVLP, translated from the coding sequence ATGGCACGCTGTCTGATGGTGATGGGCACCGGATCCGATGTCGGCAAATCGCTGCTGGTGGCGGGGCTGGCCCGCATTGCCGTGCGCCGCGGCCTCAAGGTCCTGCCCTTCAAGCCCCAGAACATGTCGAACAATGCCGCCGTCACCGCCGATGGCGGCGAGATCGGCCGTGCCCAGGCCCTGCAGGCCCGCGCCGCCGGGGTGCCGCTTTCGGTCGACATGAACCCGGTGCTGCTGAAACCGCAGACGGATATCGGCGCCCAGGTGGTGGTGCAGGGCCGGATGGCCGGCACGGCACGCGCCGCCGAATATCGCGGCTGGCGCGACCGGCTGATGCCGAAAGTGCTGGAAAGCTTCGCTCGCCTCGCCGCCCGATCCGATCTGGTGCTGATCGAAGGGGCGGGCTCGGTGTCGGAGGTCAATCTGCGCGCCGGCGACATCGCCAATATGGGCTTCGCGACCCGGGTCCGGGCGCCGGTGGTTCTGGTGGGCGACATCGACCGCGGCGGGGTGATCGCGCAGATGGTCGGCAGCCATGCACTTCTGCCGGAAGATGAGCTGTCGCTGATCAAGGGGTTCATCATCAACCGGTTTCGAGGCGATGTCCGCCTGTTCGACGGCGGCCTGACTGAAATCGAGACCCGCACCGGCTGGAAGAGTTTCGGGGTGGTGCCCTGGCTGCCCGCCGCCGCGCGGCTGCCGGCCGAAGATGCGGTGGCGCTGGACACGCCGCGCGATCCGGGGCCCGGGGGCCTGAAGATCGCCGTGCCGATGTTCGCCCGCATCGCCAATTTCGACGATCTGGACCCGCTGAAGCTGGAACCGCAGGTGGCGCTGACCATGGTACCGCCCGGCCAACCCCTGCCGGTGGCCGATCTGGTCGTGCTGCCCGGCAGCAAGGCGACCATCGCCGATCTCGCCTTCTTCCGTGCCCAGGGTTGGGATGTCGATCTTGCCGCCCATGTCCGCCGCGGCGGTCGGGTGATCGGCATCTGCGGCGGCTATCAGATGCTCGGCCGGGTGATCGAGGATCCGGACGGCATCGAGGGACCGGCCGGGGCGGTGCCCGGCCTCGGCCTGCTCGACGTCGAAACCCGGCTTGGCGGCGACAAGGCCCTGATCGAGACCGCGGGCACCGAAATCACCACCGGCGCACCCGTCCGCGGGTATGAAATGCATGTCGGCGTCACCGCCGGCCCGGGCACGGCGCGGCCGATGCTGCATCTGGCCGACGGCCGGGCGGATGGCGCCACCGGCCATGACGGCCGGGTGGCGGGCTGCTATCTCCACGGCCTGTTCGGCGCCGACGGCTATCGCGCCGCCCTGATCGAGGCACTGACCGGCCGGCGGCCGGTGCCGGTGGATTACGAAGCCTCGGTCGAAGCGGCCCTGGATGCCCTGGCCGACCATCTGGAGGCGGCGCTCGATATCGACGCCCTGTTCGCGGCTGCGGCGGAACCGGTGCTGCCATGA
- a CDS encoding cation diffusion facilitator family transporter — MSNLSPAERARERAVAIAVLADLALCGPFVTVAIWSGSLTMIADGVRGTLLICVGLVSYATLRNINRRRTGNFEYGTAKLEQAVSILIAMMLVVAACFIIYKIATKVPAPSETGSAAYLATFFVTFNLFLNTAQMLSLRRAARDGASIIVVSQYRARIAKTIGSVVVVGCVALDQLAGDMMLSYWADIVGSTVVAVIMLTTTYGMLKEAMPDLLDRSLAEPMQMEINKVLAQFFDEYDDIIRVRSRRLGNGAEVEITLTFEGDRPFSQIADILDRMRAALTQALPGAQIVLVPQAAKHHVMA, encoded by the coding sequence ATGTCCAACCTGTCGCCAGCCGAGCGGGCGCGCGAGCGCGCCGTCGCGATTGCGGTTCTGGCCGACCTCGCCCTTTGCGGACCGTTCGTGACCGTCGCCATCTGGTCGGGCTCGCTGACCATGATCGCCGACGGCGTGCGCGGCACGCTGCTGATCTGCGTGGGGCTGGTGTCCTATGCCACGCTGCGCAACATCAACCGCCGCCGCACCGGCAATTTCGAATACGGCACCGCCAAGCTGGAACAGGCGGTCTCCATCCTGATCGCGATGATGCTGGTGGTGGCAGCCTGCTTCATCATCTACAAGATCGCAACCAAGGTGCCGGCGCCTTCGGAAACCGGCAGCGCCGCCTATCTCGCCACCTTCTTCGTGACCTTCAACCTGTTTCTGAACACCGCCCAGATGCTGTCGCTGCGCCGCGCGGCCCGCGACGGCGCCTCGATCATCGTGGTTTCGCAATACCGCGCCCGCATCGCCAAGACCATCGGGTCGGTGGTGGTGGTGGGCTGTGTGGCGCTGGACCAGCTGGCCGGCGACATGATGCTTTCCTACTGGGCCGATATCGTCGGCTCGACGGTCGTTGCCGTCATCATGCTCACCACCACCTATGGCATGCTCAAGGAAGCCATGCCCGACCTGCTCGATCGCTCGCTCGCAGAGCCGATGCAGATGGAGATCAACAAGGTCCTGGCGCAGTTCTTCGACGAATATGATGACATCATCCGGGTCCGCAGCCGCCGGCTCGGCAATGGTGCCGAGGTCGAGATCACGCTGACCTTCGAAGGCGACCGCCCCTTCTCGCAGATCGCCGATATCCTGGACCGGATGCGCGCCGCCCTCACCCAGGCCCTGCCCGGTGCCCAGATCGTTCTGGTGCCCCAGGCGGCGAAGCATCACGTCATGGCCTGA